Proteins co-encoded in one Halorussus lipolyticus genomic window:
- a CDS encoding ABC transporter ATP-binding protein has protein sequence MGKVILDGVTKRYADVTAVDNMNLEIEDGEFVTLVGPSGCGKSTTLETIAGLTIPTEGTITIAEREVTNLPPKDRGIAMVFQNIALFPHMDVYDNISFGLRLRDYPKDEIDRRVDRASDIVQLEGMLERMPDEMSGGQRQRVAIARAIVREPEVFLMDEPLANLDAKLRVHMRTELQRLHKELDTTIIYVTHDQAEAMTMSDRIAVIDGGELQQIAPPLVCYNEPANLFVAGFIGSPSMNFVEGEVTSTGLSTPNFDVEFDPGQLSGVAEGDHLTLGVRPEDVYLRQGSESVTNPTQPIRARTDVLEPMGDEIFVYLLTGEAAEPSMEVDPETSENQLLMSVSPDSDIESDEDVEVVLDRERVHLFDTETGDAISHTLEFPATEAGPAETETEAEGDD, from the coding sequence ATGGGTAAAGTCATCTTGGACGGCGTCACGAAACGCTACGCGGACGTAACGGCAGTAGACAACATGAACCTCGAAATCGAGGACGGCGAGTTCGTCACGCTCGTCGGTCCCTCGGGGTGCGGGAAGTCCACGACGCTGGAGACCATCGCGGGACTCACAATCCCCACCGAGGGGACGATTACGATTGCGGAACGCGAGGTCACCAACCTCCCGCCGAAAGACCGCGGGATTGCGATGGTGTTCCAGAACATCGCGCTGTTCCCGCACATGGACGTCTACGACAACATCAGCTTCGGGTTGCGGCTTCGGGACTACCCGAAGGACGAAATCGACCGGCGGGTAGACCGGGCCTCCGACATCGTGCAGTTGGAGGGCATGTTAGAACGGATGCCCGACGAGATGTCCGGTGGGCAACGTCAGCGCGTGGCGATTGCCAGAGCAATCGTCCGGGAACCCGAGGTGTTCCTGATGGACGAACCGCTGGCGAATCTGGACGCCAAACTCCGGGTCCACATGCGGACCGAACTCCAGCGACTCCACAAGGAGTTGGACACCACCATCATCTACGTCACCCACGACCAAGCAGAAGCGATGACGATGAGCGACCGCATCGCGGTCATCGACGGCGGGGAACTCCAGCAAATCGCGCCGCCGCTGGTGTGTTACAACGAACCCGCCAACCTGTTCGTCGCGGGGTTCATCGGGTCGCCGTCGATGAACTTCGTGGAGGGCGAGGTCACTTCGACCGGCCTCTCGACACCTAACTTCGACGTGGAGTTTGACCCCGGCCAGCTCTCGGGAGTCGCGGAGGGCGACCACCTCACGCTGGGCGTCCGACCCGAGGACGTGTATCTCCGACAGGGGAGCGAGAGCGTCACCAATCCCACCCAGCCGATTCGGGCGCGGACCGACGTGCTGGAACCGATGGGCGACGAGATATTCGTCTACCTGCTGACCGGCGAGGCGGCCGAACCCAGCATGGAGGTTGACCCCGAGACATCCGAGAACCAACTGCTGATGAGCGTGAGTCCCGACTCGGACATCGAGAGCGACGAGGACGTGGAGGTGGTCCTCGACCGCGAGCGAGTCCACCTGTTCGACACCGAGACGGGTGACGCCATCAGTCACACGCTGGAGTTCCCGGCGACCGAGGCCGGTCCAGCGGAAACCGAGACCGAGGCGGAGGGCGACGACTGA
- a CDS encoding carbohydrate ABC transporter permease produces the protein MSTTDEGVRDSKRSGAYVSAVRWMENLSDTQFAYLLLTPVLLLLGLIAFWPLLSTFRMSLFADNLVGSAALGEFVGLENYVALLTGERDALLVRPFFDPATPFRSALTVTLIFTFFSVFFETLVGFAQALVLDQEFRGRRWVRVAVIIPWAVPIVIQGMIFFLLFQPNIGFLVDPLQNWGIFTATPLSNPVDSMIILIVADVWKTSAFMALIILAGLQSVDRSLYDVGRVAGASKYQQFKMITLPLVLPSVLVAMLFRTIGAMRIYGLIETVVGCNTVPSLSCLVVTTFRGSRMYGTSAAVAFITAGLIGLVVTVYIVKYADTETGT, from the coding sequence ATGTCAACAACTGACGAGGGGGTTCGTGACTCCAAACGGTCCGGGGCATACGTCTCGGCAGTACGCTGGATGGAGAACTTGAGCGATACCCAGTTCGCGTACCTGCTGTTGACGCCGGTACTGCTCCTGCTCGGTCTCATCGCGTTCTGGCCCCTACTGAGTACCTTCCGGATGTCGCTGTTCGCAGACAACCTCGTCGGGAGCGCCGCGCTCGGCGAGTTCGTCGGCTTGGAGAACTACGTCGCGTTGTTGACCGGTGAGCGCGACGCTCTGCTCGTCAGGCCGTTCTTCGACCCGGCGACGCCCTTCCGGAGCGCGCTCACCGTGACGCTCATCTTCACGTTCTTCAGCGTCTTCTTCGAGACGCTGGTCGGGTTCGCGCAAGCGCTGGTGCTGGACCAAGAGTTCCGGGGTCGGCGGTGGGTCCGGGTCGCCGTCATCATCCCGTGGGCCGTGCCCATCGTGATTCAGGGGATGATATTCTTCCTGCTGTTCCAGCCCAACATCGGGTTCCTCGTGGACCCGCTTCAGAACTGGGGCATCTTCACCGCCACGCCGCTGTCGAACCCGGTGGACTCGATGATAATCCTCATCGTGGCCGACGTGTGGAAGACTTCGGCGTTCATGGCGCTCATCATCCTCGCGGGACTCCAGAGTGTGGACCGGAGCCTCTACGACGTGGGCCGGGTCGCCGGCGCGTCGAAGTACCAGCAGTTCAAGATGATAACCCTACCGCTGGTCCTGCCGTCGGTGCTGGTGGCGATGCTGTTCCGGACCATCGGTGCGATGCGAATCTACGGTCTCATCGAGACGGTCGTGGGGTGTAACACGGTGCCGTCGCTGTCGTGTCTCGTCGTCACGACCTTCCGCGGGTCGCGGATGTACGGCACGTCGGCGGCAGTCGCGTTCATCACGGCGGGCCTCATCGGCCTCGTCGTCACGGTGTACATCGTCAAATACGCGGACACGGAGACGGGGACATAA
- a CDS encoding proteasome assembly chaperone family protein — MSRDARSTGASFEITAENPEDTVIAGFSQFGLAGLTAADYLVDHLDFQQVGHISADQLPAITPFENGQPRHHTRVFSHEDAGLSVVVGELFVPAFAAQPFSEAVLEWTETEDVDEVAVLHGVTIPHAPEEHQVFYVATEDYHDHRLADAGISAMGRGFLDGMNAELMARGMESDLRTAVFLTPVHAQAPDVEAAIRLLETVQTVYGLEIDTGPLEEFAAEVQGYYEGLAERLQERAEADQPEGRMFM, encoded by the coding sequence ATGAGTCGGGACGCTCGCTCGACAGGCGCTTCGTTCGAAATCACTGCTGAAAACCCCGAGGATACCGTCATCGCCGGATTCTCGCAGTTCGGCCTCGCAGGACTGACTGCGGCCGACTACCTCGTGGACCACCTCGACTTCCAGCAGGTCGGCCACATCTCCGCCGACCAACTCCCCGCCATCACGCCCTTCGAGAACGGGCAACCGCGCCACCACACCCGCGTCTTCTCCCACGAGGACGCCGGTCTCTCTGTCGTGGTCGGCGAACTGTTCGTCCCGGCGTTCGCGGCCCAACCGTTCAGCGAGGCCGTCCTCGAATGGACCGAGACCGAGGACGTAGACGAGGTGGCGGTCCTCCACGGGGTCACGATTCCCCACGCGCCCGAGGAGCATCAGGTGTTCTACGTCGCCACCGAGGACTACCACGACCACCGACTCGCCGACGCCGGAATTTCGGCGATGGGCCGGGGGTTCTTGGACGGCATGAACGCCGAACTGATGGCCCGCGGGATGGAGTCGGACCTCCGGACCGCCGTGTTCCTCACGCCGGTCCACGCCCAAGCACCGGACGTGGAGGCCGCGATTCGACTACTGGAGACGGTCCAAACCGTCTACGGCCTCGAAATCGACACCGGACCGCTCGAGGAGTTCGCCGCCGAGGTGCAGGGCTACTACGAGGGGTTGGCCGAGCGACTCCAAGAGCGCGCCGAGGCCGACCAACCGGAAGGTCGGATGTTCATGTGA
- a CDS encoding extracellular solute-binding protein, with amino-acid sequence MVDSSSHEPDDAERDGGVSRRKFVQAVGASGAAAGIAGCTGSDQPKDAGTVGNVDNQGQKTTLQWATDPDFKGSTWNQELQPILYENGLSKDIEVNILAGPSVTDNRRAQYQQWLSAGRAKPDILYVDSGWTIPFIVRNQLMNLSEAGNFPQERMQELENDYFQASVSTAKGPNGDLYAVPLFPDFPTMQYNKEYLRNAGYGQSDFDTWATDSMTWQKFSQVTTEAMNNNDVQYGYTFQGSAYEGLSCCDFNEFMSSWGGAYFGNPEQYLFGPVGDRPITVDEQQVVDSIRMIRTFIHGSDANNTLDNYQGQIAPPAVMQWTEEPSRKPFTNEDAIMHRNWPYAINISGSEDNLGEDLGVMPIPYAKTQQEAQYPMTGGPVAALGGWHNAVNPNSNNQEAAVEVLKAMMSDEFKYKLFEVLGFLPPEPQLLTSDRAQEVPIMGRYLEQLRIAGENAIPRPVTAVWPAQSSKIAQQVNGAMSRGGNPSQAMTQLKAQLEAIESSA; translated from the coding sequence ATGGTTGACAGTAGTTCACACGAGCCTGACGACGCCGAGCGGGATGGGGGAGTCTCGCGTCGGAAGTTCGTGCAGGCTGTGGGGGCGTCAGGAGCCGCGGCGGGCATCGCGGGGTGTACGGGGAGTGACCAACCGAAAGACGCGGGCACGGTCGGAAACGTAGACAATCAAGGGCAAAAGACCACCCTACAGTGGGCCACCGACCCGGATTTCAAAGGTTCGACGTGGAACCAAGAACTCCAACCGATTCTGTACGAAAACGGTCTCTCGAAGGACATCGAGGTCAATATTCTCGCCGGACCGTCCGTGACCGACAATCGGCGCGCGCAGTACCAACAGTGGTTGTCCGCGGGACGCGCCAAGCCCGACATCCTCTACGTGGACAGCGGGTGGACGATTCCGTTCATCGTCCGGAATCAGCTGATGAATCTGAGCGAGGCCGGGAACTTCCCGCAGGAGCGGATGCAGGAGTTGGAAAACGACTACTTCCAAGCCAGCGTCTCGACTGCCAAGGGGCCGAACGGCGACCTGTACGCCGTCCCGCTGTTCCCGGACTTCCCGACGATGCAGTACAACAAGGAGTACCTGCGGAACGCGGGATACGGGCAGTCGGACTTCGACACGTGGGCCACCGACTCGATGACGTGGCAGAAGTTCTCGCAGGTCACGACCGAGGCGATGAACAACAACGATGTCCAGTACGGCTACACCTTCCAAGGGAGCGCCTACGAGGGACTGTCGTGCTGTGACTTCAACGAGTTCATGTCGAGTTGGGGCGGAGCCTACTTCGGCAACCCCGAGCAGTACCTGTTCGGCCCGGTCGGCGACCGACCCATCACCGTGGACGAACAGCAGGTCGTGGACTCCATCAGGATGATTCGGACCTTCATCCACGGGTCGGACGCCAACAACACGCTGGACAACTATCAGGGCCAAATCGCGCCGCCCGCGGTGATGCAGTGGACCGAGGAGCCGTCTCGGAAACCCTTCACCAACGAGGACGCCATCATGCACCGCAACTGGCCCTACGCCATCAACATCTCGGGGTCCGAGGACAACCTCGGCGAGGACCTCGGCGTGATGCCGATTCCCTACGCCAAGACCCAGCAGGAGGCCCAGTACCCGATGACTGGCGGACCGGTCGCGGCGCTCGGTGGCTGGCACAACGCGGTCAACCCTAACTCCAACAACCAGGAGGCCGCGGTTGAGGTCCTCAAAGCGATGATGAGCGACGAGTTCAAGTACAAGCTATTCGAGGTCTTGGGCTTCCTGCCGCCGGAACCCCAACTGCTGACCTCGGACCGCGCGCAGGAGGTGCCCATCATGGGTCGGTACCTCGAACAGCTTCGCATCGCTGGGGAGAACGCGATTCCGCGACCGGTTACCGCGGTCTGGCCGGCCCAGTCCTCGAAAATCGCCCAGCAGGTCAACGGCGCGATGAGTCGGGGCGGCAACCCCAGCCAAGCGATGACCCAGCTCAAAGCACAACTCGAAGCCATCGAGAGTAGCGCATAG
- a CDS encoding aldo/keto reductase, producing the protein MEYTTLGDTGLEVSRFCLGCMNFGSDREWMIADDEQSHEIIDRAIELGINFLDTANVYSHGESEDIVGDAIEDHDREELVIATKVYGAMGEGPNKQGLSRKHILDQVEGSLERLGTDYIDLYQIHRWDDSTPIEETLHALDHLVETGKVRYIGASTMPAWKFTKALYDSDLHDYARFTCMQPQYNLVDRQEEENVLPVCADEGVGVIPWSPLGGGFLTGKYDREDDPDEGRAATDEHTRERFTDENWRVLDAVREIADEKDATPAQVSLAWLLHKDVVDAPIVGPRSLDHLEENLGAFEVSLTDNEVQRLEAPKNPVWSRSIADL; encoded by the coding sequence ATGGAGTACACGACCCTCGGCGACACCGGCCTCGAAGTCTCGCGGTTCTGCCTCGGGTGCATGAACTTCGGGAGCGACCGCGAGTGGATGATAGCCGACGACGAGCAGAGCCACGAGATAATCGACCGGGCAATCGAGTTGGGAATCAACTTCCTCGACACCGCCAACGTCTACTCGCACGGCGAGAGCGAGGACATCGTGGGGGACGCCATCGAGGACCACGACCGCGAGGAGTTGGTGATAGCCACGAAAGTCTACGGCGCGATGGGCGAGGGACCGAACAAGCAGGGCCTCTCGCGCAAACACATTTTAGACCAAGTGGAGGGAAGCTTAGAGCGTCTGGGAACCGACTACATCGACCTCTACCAGATTCACCGGTGGGACGACTCGACCCCAATCGAGGAGACCCTACACGCGCTCGACCACCTCGTCGAGACCGGCAAAGTCCGGTACATCGGGGCCTCCACGATGCCAGCGTGGAAGTTCACCAAGGCGCTCTACGACAGCGACCTGCACGACTACGCCCGGTTCACCTGCATGCAACCCCAGTACAACCTCGTGGACCGCCAAGAGGAGGAGAACGTCCTGCCGGTCTGCGCCGACGAGGGCGTGGGCGTCATCCCGTGGAGTCCCCTCGGCGGCGGGTTCCTGACCGGGAAGTACGACCGCGAGGACGACCCCGACGAGGGCCGGGCCGCCACCGACGAACACACCCGCGAGCGATTCACCGACGAGAACTGGCGGGTCCTCGATGCGGTCCGCGAAATCGCCGACGAGAAGGACGCGACCCCGGCGCAGGTCAGTCTCGCGTGGCTTCTCCACAAGGACGTGGTAGACGCGCCAATCGTCGGCCCGCGGAGCCTCGACCACTTGGAGGAGAATCTCGGCGCGTTCGAGGTATCACTCACCGACAACGAGGTCCAACGCCTCGAAGCGCCGAAAAACCCGGTTTGGTCCCGGTCGATAGCCGACTTGTAG
- a CDS encoding mechanosensitive ion channel family protein, protein MVGVADVLDEAIRTFWTLPGAGFIAAILVLLAGWYGSKFLIRFAGRPVARRFQRPSLTKTVLGGIRAIVMVFAASIAANQLGFKPGDILLSVTVFSAVLGLVLAPIIGSVINGLFLLADQPYEIGDMIELVDRNKRGYVEDITLRYTKIFTLENTFLVIPNSNMRDRDVINYSAEDTRSRLSLELLVTYEGDLDEARAIMERAARETQEVVEGGPDIRIGSARYPSAPVSYIKEFADHGVLLDLRYWVKDPYYVPRVESKIQEKIWTEIEEADVEIAYPHQHLVFDETSGIARVEVERGERRPRPEEFDSTD, encoded by the coding sequence ATGGTCGGTGTCGCGGACGTACTCGACGAGGCGATCCGAACTTTCTGGACCCTGCCGGGCGCGGGATTCATCGCGGCCATCCTCGTCCTCCTCGCCGGATGGTACGGGAGCAAGTTTCTCATCCGGTTCGCCGGGCGGCCCGTCGCCCGGCGGTTCCAGCGCCCGAGTCTGACCAAGACCGTCCTCGGCGGGATACGCGCCATCGTGATGGTGTTCGCGGCGTCGATTGCGGCCAACCAACTCGGGTTCAAACCCGGCGACATCCTGCTGTCGGTGACGGTCTTCTCGGCCGTGCTGGGTCTGGTCCTCGCGCCCATCATCGGGAGCGTCATCAACGGCTTGTTCCTGCTGGCCGACCAGCCCTACGAAATCGGCGACATGATAGAACTCGTGGACCGCAACAAGCGGGGCTACGTCGAGGACATCACGCTCCGGTACACCAAGATTTTCACGCTCGAAAACACCTTCCTCGTGATTCCCAACTCCAATATGCGCGACCGGGACGTTATCAATTACTCCGCCGAGGACACCCGGTCTCGCCTCTCGCTCGAACTCCTCGTGACCTACGAGGGCGATTTAGACGAGGCCCGCGCTATCATGGAACGGGCGGCCCGCGAGACCCAAGAGGTCGTGGAGGGCGGTCCCGACATCCGAATCGGGAGCGCGCGCTACCCCTCGGCACCGGTCAGCTACATCAAGGAGTTCGCGGACCACGGCGTCCTGTTGGACCTGCGCTACTGGGTCAAAGACCCCTACTACGTCCCGCGGGTCGAGTCGAAGATTCAGGAGAAAATCTGGACCGAAATCGAGGAGGCCGACGTGGAAATCGCCTACCCCCACCAACACCTCGTCTTCGACGAGACCAGCGGAATCGCCCGCGTCGAGGTCGAACGGGGCGAGCGCCGCCCCCGGCCCGAGGAGTTCGACTCGACGGACTGA
- the trmB gene encoding HTH-type sugar sensing transcriptional regulator TrmB, with translation MTSENLHATMEQVGDRFDLGEYEIDAYLTVLEHGDLTASQIADRTDIPQPRVYDTVRSLSDRGLVELRESRPMKVIAVDPEEAFSGIQSSLMDMVSELEARYTAPARDTEAVSLVKSRSTILRYLEDVIAAAEFELALSLTPDLLERFEDDLRNAVDDGVSVELLVTPASEAPEPDDFDYLSVATTARARRGITTPVIAVADGEYSIYATQDALRDDEDRYGVIFNRSALGFLVSGFFGTVLWTTAERTLATNGEDRPFPRRYSSIRRCVKELQELDGDFYATIEGRDIETGSSWVVEGEVVGFSFEAGERVAGMKIQTEAGEVTVGGQVAALEDIEAHEIRVARNGPPEV, from the coding sequence ATGACCTCGGAGAACTTGCACGCGACGATGGAACAGGTCGGCGACCGGTTCGACCTCGGGGAGTACGAAATCGACGCCTACCTCACCGTCCTCGAACACGGCGACCTGACCGCCAGCCAAATCGCCGACCGGACCGACATCCCGCAACCGCGAGTGTACGACACCGTGCGGAGTCTGAGCGACCGCGGCCTCGTGGAACTGCGCGAGTCCCGGCCGATGAAAGTCATCGCCGTGGACCCCGAGGAGGCCTTCTCGGGCATCCAGTCGTCGCTGATGGACATGGTGTCGGAGCTCGAAGCCCGGTACACCGCGCCGGCCCGCGACACCGAGGCCGTCTCGCTGGTCAAGTCGCGCTCGACCATCCTTCGCTATCTGGAGGACGTCATCGCCGCCGCGGAGTTCGAGTTGGCGCTCTCGCTGACGCCCGACCTGCTGGAGCGGTTCGAGGACGACCTCCGAAACGCCGTAGACGACGGCGTGAGCGTCGAACTGCTGGTCACGCCCGCCTCGGAAGCGCCCGAACCCGACGACTTCGACTACCTGAGCGTGGCGACCACCGCCCGCGCCCGCCGGGGCATCACCACGCCGGTCATCGCCGTCGCCGACGGCGAGTACTCCATCTACGCCACGCAGGACGCCCTCCGCGACGACGAGGACCGCTACGGCGTCATCTTCAACCGCTCGGCGCTCGGGTTCCTCGTCTCCGGGTTCTTCGGCACCGTCCTGTGGACCACCGCCGAGCGCACGCTGGCCACGAACGGCGAGGACCGCCCGTTCCCCCGCCGGTACTCGTCCATCCGGCGCTGTGTGAAGGAACTGCAGGAACTCGACGGCGACTTCTACGCCACCATCGAGGGCCGTGACATCGAAACCGGGTCGTCGTGGGTTGTGGAGGGCGAAGTCGTCGGCTTCTCCTTCGAGGCCGGCGAGCGCGTCGCCGGGATGAAGATTCAGACCGAGGCGGGCGAGGTCACGGTCGGCGGACAGGTCGCCGCGCTGGAGGACATCGAAGCCCACGAGATTCGGGTCGCGCGGAACGGTCCTCCGGAGGTCTGA
- a CDS encoding universal stress protein — MTRVVVPVRYPLTDHSKRTLTEAVRIADERDAALTILHVNLYHQGRHVSRAALKRAVETEVGRVEHARYVVREGFLVEETILEEVAAEEADVVVIGHKQVGRWRQMLQKLTSNPDIDGYLREKLDAEVVTVGKA, encoded by the coding sequence GTGACTCGCGTCGTCGTCCCCGTCCGCTACCCACTGACCGACCACTCGAAGCGAACGCTGACCGAGGCGGTCCGCATCGCCGACGAGCGCGACGCGGCGCTGACGATTCTCCACGTCAACCTCTACCACCAAGGGCGGCACGTGTCGCGGGCGGCGCTCAAGCGAGCAGTCGAGACCGAAGTCGGCCGGGTCGAACACGCCCGGTACGTCGTCCGCGAGGGCTTTCTGGTCGAAGAAACCATCCTCGAGGAGGTCGCGGCCGAGGAGGCCGACGTGGTGGTCATCGGTCACAAGCAGGTCGGTCGATGGCGACAGATGCTCCAGAAGTTGACCTCGAATCCGGACATCGACGGCTACCTCCGGGAGAAGTTGGACGCCGAAGTCGTCACGGTCGGCAAAGCGTAG
- a CDS encoding carbohydrate ABC transporter permease: MATETDSNQGVFSRWVDSAIQNPEKVYRAMFYVAMLFFLFTTLFPFYWLLVLALTPNEAITSFGFPPVPNGFNPEAFVNVFTTVPFHIYMFNSFVLGIATTAIVLVLASLAGYVFGRLDFPGKGPLMLLILAVSYFPPAAFIIPLFRLFTGNVSLLGVSSPNLFNTPFSMMLPFSALFMPLSIFILSTFYGQIPDGLEDAARIEGTTRLGALFRVIMPLSAPGVATAGVLTFISVYNEFFFSFLMTSGEANNWAPIVWGILSYQGQYTQLYNLMAAASIVGVLPVAILVVVAQEKIVSGLTAGALKE, from the coding sequence ATGGCTACGGAAACTGATTCGAATCAAGGTGTGTTCTCGCGGTGGGTCGATTCGGCGATACAGAACCCCGAGAAGGTGTACAGGGCGATGTTCTACGTCGCCATGCTCTTTTTCCTGTTCACCACGCTGTTCCCGTTCTACTGGCTACTGGTGCTGGCGCTCACGCCGAACGAGGCCATCACTAGCTTCGGGTTCCCGCCGGTGCCCAACGGGTTCAACCCCGAGGCGTTCGTGAACGTGTTCACCACGGTCCCGTTCCACATCTACATGTTCAACAGCTTCGTCCTCGGCATCGCCACGACCGCAATCGTGCTGGTACTGGCGAGTCTCGCGGGGTACGTGTTCGGCAGGCTCGACTTCCCCGGTAAGGGACCGCTGATGTTGCTGATACTGGCGGTGTCGTACTTCCCGCCGGCGGCGTTCATCATCCCGCTGTTCCGGCTATTCACCGGGAACGTCTCGCTGTTGGGCGTGTCGAGTCCGAACCTGTTCAACACGCCGTTCTCGATGATGCTCCCGTTCAGCGCGCTGTTCATGCCGCTGTCCATCTTCATCCTCTCGACGTTCTACGGCCAGATTCCGGACGGTCTGGAGGACGCCGCGCGAATCGAGGGGACCACGAGGTTGGGCGCGCTGTTCCGTGTCATCATGCCGCTGTCGGCACCGGGCGTGGCGACGGCGGGGGTGCTGACGTTCATCTCGGTGTACAACGAGTTCTTCTTCTCGTTCCTGATGACTTCGGGCGAGGCGAACAACTGGGCACCCATCGTCTGGGGCATCCTGAGCTATCAGGGCCAATACACCCAACTCTACAACCTCATGGCGGCCGCGAGCATCGTCGGGGTCCTGCCCGTCGCCATCCTCGTGGTCGTGGCACAGGAGAAAATCGTCAGCGGACTCACCGCAGGTGCGCTCAAGGAGTGA
- a CDS encoding bifunctional metallophosphatase/5'-nucleotidase — protein sequence MAPRLVHYSDVENVYDTPERAGRLAGLLRELDGEDALLAGSGDNTSPGVLALVEEGAQAIDFFDAVDPDVETFGNHEFDHGLPALRAVVADSPQTWVSANVWEDDADPANRSDADRFAAEAGVVPSTVAEADGYTVGFVGVTTERTGSINPEATDLDFTDPIETAGDVLAEMDADYSVVVSHLGQGDEELARAVEADAILGGHVPTERRDRIDGTLLTRPGDGGSVVLEIDLGTGEVTRHRVADAPLCEEVAEAMRNRLAETGLNEVVGTVSEPLDRAESTLFGGEARLGNLVADAYRRTTGADVGLQNSGGVRTGDAIAGEITAADLVSVTPFEERIVLAEVPGSALHEAFEWAASPELGFAEPGWWHAHVSGAEVVWNPDEATVESVRVGGEPLAEDRTYSVALSDYVLHTDDEFPTLREDYRVETGGIQYDVLVEYVRENEIAPEIEGRIVGTETAESEATD from the coding sequence ATGGCTCCCCGCCTCGTCCACTACTCCGACGTGGAGAACGTCTACGACACCCCCGAGCGCGCCGGCCGACTCGCCGGCCTCCTCCGCGAACTCGACGGCGAGGACGCCCTCCTCGCGGGGTCCGGCGACAACACCTCGCCCGGCGTCCTCGCGCTGGTCGAGGAGGGCGCGCAGGCCATCGATTTCTTCGATGCGGTCGACCCCGACGTGGAGACGTTCGGCAACCACGAGTTCGACCACGGCCTCCCGGCCCTCAGAGCGGTGGTCGCCGACTCACCCCAAACGTGGGTCAGCGCCAACGTCTGGGAGGACGACGCCGACCCGGCCAACCGGTCGGACGCCGACCGATTCGCCGCCGAGGCCGGGGTCGTCCCTTCGACAGTCGCGGAAGCAGACGGCTACACAGTCGGGTTCGTCGGCGTCACGACCGAGCGAACCGGTTCCATCAATCCCGAAGCCACGGACCTCGACTTCACCGACCCCATCGAGACAGCCGGTGATGTCCTCGCAGAGATGGACGCCGACTACTCGGTCGTCGTCTCGCACCTCGGTCAGGGCGACGAGGAGTTAGCCCGCGCAGTCGAGGCCGACGCCATCCTCGGCGGCCACGTCCCGACCGAGCGCCGGGACCGAATCGACGGGACGCTCCTCACTCGCCCCGGAGACGGTGGCTCCGTGGTCTTGGAAATCGACCTCGGGACCGGCGAGGTCACGCGCCACCGAGTTGCCGACGCGCCACTCTGCGAGGAAGTCGCCGAGGCGATGCGCAACAGACTCGCCGAAACCGGACTGAACGAAGTCGTCGGCACCGTCTCGGAACCACTCGACCGGGCCGAATCCACCCTGTTCGGCGGCGAGGCCCGACTCGGGAATCTGGTCGCCGACGCCTATCGGAGGACAACCGGGGCCGACGTGGGCCTCCAGAACAGCGGCGGGGTCCGGACCGGCGACGCCATCGCTGGAGAGATTACCGCGGCCGACCTCGTGAGCGTCACGCCCTTCGAGGAGCGAATCGTCCTCGCGGAGGTGCCGGGGAGCGCCCTCCACGAGGCCTTCGAGTGGGCCGCGAGTCCGGAGTTGGGATTCGCCGAACCCGGTTGGTGGCACGCTCACGTCAGCGGCGCGGAAGTGGTCTGGAACCCGGACGAGGCGACCGTCGAGTCGGTCCGGGTCGGCGGCGAACCGCTGGCCGAGGACCGGACCTACTCGGTCGCGCTCTCGGATTACGTTCTCCACACCGACGACGAGTTCCCGACCCTGCGCGAGGACTACCGCGTCGAGACCGGCGGCATCCAGTACGACGTGCTGGTCGAGTACGTCCGCGAGAACGAGATTGCGCCGGAAATCGAGGGCCGAATCGTCGGGACGGAGACGGCCGAATCGGAAGCGACCGACTGA